A window of Asterias amurensis chromosome 10, ASM3211899v1 genomic DNA:
AACAGCGCCAACGCCAACAACAACGAGCAGATGATGAACATGTGCTGGGTACCAGTGCTGGAGGAGTCTCCGTGTAGGACCATCAGAAGTATGCATGCGATTAGGTTCAGCGGGACACGGAACCAGTTCATGATCCCCGCGCGGTGAGCCTCCGGGAGGATACGTCCGCGAAGGAACCCCATGGATGGGAAGTACAACCCGCAAGCGACCTCGAGCAGCAAGAACGACGTGTAGGAAACAGCTCGATAATCATGGTAGGATTTTGTCGAGCAGACGCAGGCTGAGATTGCGATGAGCCCCAGGAGGATGGAGCCATTGACGATGGTGTAGGCTGGAATCCGAAACGGCTCCCTACTCAGAATCTCAAAGAGGTAGGAGCCGATCATTATGCAGGCCATAAAACTGGAGAAGATGATCCCAAGAGGAGGGTAGGGTTGAACGTCAAGGACGGGGGTCcagatgaagatgaagatgaacaTTACACTCTCGAAGAGGGACTGCATAATGCCGATGAGCAGCATGCGTCTGGAGTTCACAATATGCCTCAACCCCTCCATGCAGGactttgaaattttgaccttcTTGCTGCCCGTGTTCTCGTTCCAGGACGATGCAATGACAGCGCCGGACGTCAACAGCAAAGGTATCGCAATCATGAAGGGGGAGACGGGCCCCAGGTCCAACAACTCCGCAAAAAGCCACGACACGACACCTGCGACAATGGCCAGAACGCCGTTCCAAAATGTCGCTTTGGAGAAGGTTAATGAGACCCATTCCTTTGGGAAGTCGTTCGACTCAACGTGTTCGTGGATGTACCATGCTTCATACGC
This region includes:
- the LOC139943248 gene encoding molybdate-anion transporter-like; translation: MNWMWFLAFIILIAICGALRHVVLRGRPKETTGHNPTFVQFQRKYFIAYFLALASDWLQGPYLYKLYYHYGFLEPQIAVLYVCGFASSVVLGTATSTMANHYGRKKLCITFSIIYSISCLTKLSRNYGLLILGRILGGMSTSLLFTAYEAWYIHEHVESNDFPKEWVSLTFSKATFWNGVLAIVAGVVSWLFAELLDLGPVSPFMIAIPLLLTSGAVIASSWNENTGSKKVKISKSCMEGLRHIVNSRRMLLIGIMQSLFESVMFIFIFIWTPVLDVQPYPPLGIIFSSFMACIMIGSYLFEILSREPFRIPAYTIVNGSILLGLIAISACVCSTKSYHDYRAVSYTSFLLLEVACGLYFPSMGFLRGRILPEAHRAGIMNWFRVPLNLIACILLMVLHGDSSSTGTQHMFIICSLLLALALFCGIRFANMVKDDENLKVETLDAGNKTENGSIEAVVVH